CTATCATAAACATCCCTGCAGGATCGTCTATATTCGATATACACGTTTTGCTTGATAAAAACAGGCGTTTTTTCGCAAGCCTGTAGTTTTCCATAGTCACATGGTAATCCAGATGATCCTGTGTTAAATTAGTGAATATACCTATATCATATGTGATACCGTGCACCCTTAGTAAATCAAGAGAATGTGAAGACACTTCCATGACTGCCGTAGTACATCCTTCGTCTGCCATTTGGCGAAGCAGCTGCTGCAGGTCCGGCGATTCCGGTGTCGTGCGTTCTGCCTCCATCCTCTTTTCCCTATCATATTATAAATCGTACCCGTAATTCCTACTTTGTGGCCGGCCTCTTTCAGTATGCTCCTTATCATATAAGTCGTAGTTGTCTTTCCGTTTGTTCCTGTAATGCCTATCATCGTCATCTCACGAGAAGGGTTCCCATAAAACTCTCCACTTATAATTGCCATGGCTTCCCTGTCGTTTTTTACTATTAACTGCGGTACGTTTAAAGGAAGTTTTCTTTTAACTACAAGTGCGGCTGCACCAAGTTCCACAGCCTGCTTTGCAAAGTGATGCCCGTCTAACGTAAAACCAGATATACAAAAAAACAGGTCTCCAGGTTTAACTTTTCTTGAATCATAGCTTAACCCTGAAATATCAATATCTGCATTACCGAATACGCCACAATCTACATTTTTTGCTAATTTCATAAGTTCCATAACAATTCCCCTTTAAAACCCACTTCAAAACCTCATCCAGAATCATCGTCCGGTTGCTCGAAATACACTTTTATCGTTGAACCGACCAATACCTCTTCTCCGCTTTTAATGCTCTGCGAAACAGCAACTCCGCTCCCCTGTGCCTCCATCTCTAAATCTAAATTATTTAAGATGAGTTTAGCATCAACTATCGATTTTCCGATCAGATCCGGTACAGTTACATAATCGCCTTCGCTCTCGCTCTTATCAGACATGTAAAGCTGTATTGCAGTACCTTTATTAACCGAAGTGTTTGGTGCGACAGACATCTTGACTACCGTACCTGTACCATCGGCAACATAGTTAAGGCCTGCGTTCTCAAGTTTGGAATCTGCATCAGTAAGTGTCATATTGCGGACATCCGGTACCTCTACCTGTTCAATTGTACCCCCAGTTGACGGAATCTGCAAATATTTTAGAGTATTTTCAAGCACCATTTTAACATATGGTGCTGCCACAACGCTTCCGAAGTCTACCGCGACGTTTGGTTCATCTACTATTATAAGTATTATGACTTCAGGATCGTCTGCCGGTGCAAAACCTATAAACGAGGCAACATGCTTACCTTGTAGGATCTGACCGTCTTCATCATATTTTTGTGCAGTGCCTGTTTTCCCGCCAATCCTATAGCCATCTATTGCTGCATTTGCGCCGGAGCCATCTGTTACTACTTTTTCAAGCAGATCGCGCATTGTTGCAGAAGTCTCCTCAGATATTACCCTTCTTACAATTGTAGGGCTGTTCTGAACTACGGTATCCCCTTGAGTATTTACCATTTTCTCTACTATATAAGGTTGATAAAGGTTCCCACCGTTTATCGCAGCAGAAGCTGCTGTTATAAGCTGCAACGGCGTAACTGCTATCGCCTGCCCAAAACCCATACGTGCAAGGTCTACGTTTTGAACATATTTTTCCGCCATGACTTTGCCGGAAGATTCGCCGCTTAAATCTATGCCTGTTGTCTTGTTAAAGCCAAAAGCGTCTAGATAATCATAAAACGTATCCGTACCCATTCTAAGTGCCATTTCCATAAAACATGGGTTGCATGAATTCTGTAGTGCTTCTTCCAGTGTTTCAGAGCCATGTGGGACGGTGCGCCAGCACTTTATCTTTACTCCGTCTACCATCTTATATCCAGGGCAGTAAAAAGTAGTGTTAGTATCTATTGCCCCGCTGTCTAAAGCGGCAGCCGTAGTGACTATTTTAAATGTAGAACCAGGTTCATACATATCTGTTATCAGCTTATTTCGCGATAACTCCTGAAGAACGCTTAAATCATCTCTTGGCACATCGTTTAAATCATAATCCGGAGTAACTGCCATTGCAAGTATTTCTCCCGTATCCGGATCCATAACTATACCCTGTGCTGATTTTGCGTCGTTTGTTTCAAGAGCTTCTTCAAGCGCTTGCTCCAAATAGCTTTGTATGACCTCATCTACAGTTAAATAAAGGTCGTACCCGTCTTCCGCCTCAACTACTACTTCCTTACCGAATAAAAGCTCATTCCCTTTAGCATCTGTCTCTGTTACTATACGCCCGTCTTGGCCTTTTAGATACTTATTATACTTTAACTCTATACCTTCCTGGCCTTCTCCGTCAATAGACGTGAACCCCAAGACCTGAGTCATAAAATCATTGTTTGGATAATAGCGTTTTACATCTACGACAAAATCAACTCCAGCTAAATCCAGTTCTCTTATCTCATTGGCAACATCCCTGTCTACCTGCCTTTTCAGCCAAACTTCTTGCTTGCTTGTATTCTGCGCTCTTTCAAGCACATAATCATAAGTCAAATCCAGCAGGCCAGATAGTTTTTCTGCAACTTCTTGTGCATCCTTTATTTGAGTTGGGTGCAAAACTATAGTATCTGCATTGGCGCTTGTCGCCAAGACATTTCCGTTCCTATCTAAAATAGAGCCGCGTTCAGCGGCTATCAACGAATCTTGTGTCCACTGGCTTTCCGCTTTTTCCATAAGCCAATCGCTTTTAATAAAAGCAAGGTACCCTATTCTAAGTACCAGGCATAAAAAGAAAAACGCCAAAGTATACAATAAAAACACAAGTCTCTTTTTGTTTTTTAATCCAGATATGGACAATTT
The sequence above is drawn from the Eubacteriales bacterium genome and encodes:
- a CDS encoding penicillin-binding transpeptidase domain-containing protein, yielding MSISGLKNKKRLVFLLYTLAFFFLCLVLRIGYLAFIKSDWLMEKAESQWTQDSLIAAERGSILDRNGNVLATSANADTIVLHPTQIKDAQEVAEKLSGLLDLTYDYVLERAQNTSKQEVWLKRQVDRDVANEIRELDLAGVDFVVDVKRYYPNNDFMTQVLGFTSIDGEGQEGIELKYNKYLKGQDGRIVTETDAKGNELLFGKEVVVEAEDGYDLYLTVDEVIQSYLEQALEEALETNDAKSAQGIVMDPDTGEILAMAVTPDYDLNDVPRDDLSVLQELSRNKLITDMYEPGSTFKIVTTAAALDSGAIDTNTTFYCPGYKMVDGVKIKCWRTVPHGSETLEEALQNSCNPCFMEMALRMGTDTFYDYLDAFGFNKTTGIDLSGESSGKVMAEKYVQNVDLARMGFGQAIAVTPLQLITAASAAINGGNLYQPYIVEKMVNTQGDTVVQNSPTIVRRVISEETSATMRDLLEKVVTDGSGANAAIDGYRIGGKTGTAQKYDEDGQILQGKHVASFIGFAPADDPEVIILIIVDEPNVAVDFGSVVAAPYVKMVLENTLKYLQIPSTGGTIEQVEVPDVRNMTLTDADSKLENAGLNYVADGTGTVVKMSVAPNTSVNKGTAIQLYMSDKSESEGDYVTVPDLIGKSIVDAKLILNNLDLEMEAQGSGVAVSQSIKSGEEVLVGSTIKVYFEQPDDDSG